The following coding sequences lie in one Bacteroides helcogenes P 36-108 genomic window:
- a CDS encoding sulfite exporter TauE/SafE family protein: MMDWIMLCLAALLIGMSKTGIQGISLLAVPIMALTFGAKPSTGLILPMLCVADLIAVLYYRRIAEWKYVFKLLPSALVGFGVALLVDSFIPPEAFRYLLGICLAVVFGVMLWFEWRKSDTTPTYWWYGPAFGLLGGFTTMIGNAAGPVMAIYLLSVRLPKYSFVGTNAWFFLVINYLKIPVQVLSWNNITLHFLWLDACTIPFIIVGGYLGILLVKKIPEKGFRYLTTVITGLSILLLLV, encoded by the coding sequence ATGATGGATTGGATAATGCTTTGTTTGGCCGCTTTACTCATTGGTATGTCTAAAACAGGCATACAGGGTATCAGCCTTTTGGCTGTGCCAATAATGGCTTTGACGTTTGGAGCCAAGCCCTCTACCGGATTGATTTTACCTATGCTTTGCGTGGCAGACTTGATAGCGGTACTCTATTATCGAAGAATTGCAGAGTGGAAATATGTATTCAAATTGCTGCCTTCTGCTTTGGTTGGCTTTGGGGTGGCGTTACTGGTCGATAGTTTCATTCCTCCGGAAGCATTCCGATATTTATTGGGAATTTGTCTGGCGGTTGTATTTGGTGTCATGCTGTGGTTTGAATGGAGAAAGAGCGATACGACTCCTACCTATTGGTGGTACGGACCCGCATTTGGTTTGTTAGGTGGATTTACTACGATGATAGGCAATGCTGCCGGTCCGGTCATGGCCATCTATTTATTGTCTGTCAGGTTGCCCAAATATAGTTTTGTAGGGACTAATGCTTGGTTTTTCTTGGTCATAAATTATCTGAAAATCCCGGTACAGGTACTTTCTTGGAATAATATAACGCTCCATTTCTTATGGTTGGATGCTTGTACCATTCCGTTTATTATAGTGGGAGGATACTTGGGCATCTTATTGGTGAAGAAGATACCGGAAAAAGGATTTCGCTACTTGACTACAGTAATCACAGGTCTGTCAATACTGCTACTATTAGTTTGA
- a CDS encoding iron-containing alcohol dehydrogenase, translating to MKDFNYYAPTQVVFGASSEEQTGKLVKQYGGSKVLLHYGGKSAERSGLLSKIASLLEAEGIACIKLGGVVPNPRLSLVHKGIELCRQEGIDFILAVGGGSVIDSAKAIAYGVPYEGDVWDIYTEAYEPQCALPVAAVLTIPAAGSEMSDSSVITNEDGDIKIGYSNNLCRCKFAVMNPERTYTLPAYQTACGAVDIMMHTMERYFSQDDDMTLTDELAEGLLRTVKNSVFEVLKNPTDYRHRTQIMWAGSLAHNDLTGCGTTGDFATHMLEHELSAMFDVAHGAGLAALWCSWARYVYKENISRFARFAVNVMGVANDFTSPEHTALEGIAAMERFYQAIGMPVSISELIGREVTEQEIDEMVDKCSHRDTITIGNFKHLDSTDMKAVYTMAK from the coding sequence ATGAAAGATTTTAATTATTATGCCCCCACACAAGTAGTGTTCGGCGCAAGTTCAGAAGAACAAACAGGAAAACTGGTGAAACAATATGGTGGAAGCAAAGTGCTGCTGCACTATGGCGGAAAGAGTGCGGAACGCTCCGGTCTGTTAAGTAAGATAGCCTCCTTGCTGGAAGCAGAAGGCATAGCCTGTATCAAGTTAGGCGGTGTAGTACCCAATCCTCGCCTGTCATTGGTTCACAAGGGCATCGAACTTTGCCGTCAGGAAGGCATTGACTTTATCCTCGCTGTGGGCGGTGGCAGTGTGATAGATTCCGCCAAAGCCATTGCCTACGGAGTACCATACGAAGGTGATGTGTGGGACATCTACACAGAGGCGTATGAGCCACAGTGCGCACTCCCTGTAGCCGCTGTGCTTACCATTCCTGCTGCCGGAAGTGAAATGAGCGACAGTAGTGTTATCACTAACGAAGATGGCGACATCAAGATAGGCTATTCCAACAACCTATGCCGTTGCAAGTTTGCCGTGATGAACCCGGAACGCACCTACACGCTACCCGCCTATCAGACTGCTTGCGGTGCGGTGGACATCATGATGCACACGATGGAGCGCTACTTCTCTCAGGATGATGACATGACATTGACCGATGAACTGGCGGAGGGTTTGCTGCGAACCGTGAAGAACAGTGTGTTTGAAGTTCTGAAAAATCCGACAGACTACCGCCATCGTACCCAAATCATGTGGGCTGGCAGTTTGGCACACAATGACCTGACAGGTTGCGGCACTACGGGTGACTTTGCCACTCACATGCTGGAGCATGAATTGAGTGCCATGTTTGACGTGGCGCATGGTGCAGGACTGGCTGCCCTGTGGTGCAGTTGGGCACGCTACGTCTACAAGGAGAATATTTCCCGCTTCGCCCGCTTTGCCGTCAATGTGATGGGAGTGGCAAACGACTTCACCAGTCCGGAGCATACCGCACTGGAAGGTATCGCTGCTATGGAACGTTTCTATCAGGCCATTGGGATGCCCGTTTCTATCAGCGAATTAATAGGCAGAGAAGTGACAGAACAAGAAATAGATGAAATGGTTGATAAATGTAGTCATAGAGATACCATTACAATTGGGAATTTTAAGCACCTCGACAGTACAGACATGAAAGCCGTCTATACAATGGCAAAATGA
- a CDS encoding helix-turn-helix domain-containing protein gives MDETHNNYIDTFFRCFTTTDKVCEEMITDHMLAYIMSGEMILQSKDRRVVLHKGDAVFLRRNHLVRKTKQPTKNGEPFKGLFLHLNTPFLRKIASQIVLPDAKADKGMLNALHIPLPAHPFLTGLFQSLDKYFSTGQCPSKELVEMKLHETILILLQLNPKLGSILFDFIEPWKPDLEEFMDKNFTCDLTIEELAHYTGRSLSTFKRDFQEIFNDTPNRWVVKRRLEEAYLLLKQEKSTPSDIYLRVGFKNLSHFSTAFKKQFGVSPSVI, from the coding sequence ATGGATGAAACGCACAATAACTACATAGATACTTTCTTCCGTTGTTTCACTACGACGGACAAGGTATGTGAGGAAATGATAACCGACCACATGTTGGCATACATCATGTCCGGGGAGATGATATTACAGTCGAAAGACCGTCGTGTGGTACTTCACAAAGGCGACGCAGTATTTTTGCGCCGCAATCATTTGGTGCGTAAGACGAAACAGCCTACCAAAAACGGGGAACCATTTAAGGGGCTGTTTCTGCATCTGAATACCCCTTTTCTTAGGAAAATAGCTTCCCAGATAGTGCTGCCTGATGCAAAAGCCGACAAAGGGATGTTGAATGCGTTGCACATACCTTTGCCTGCCCACCCATTCTTGACGGGACTTTTCCAGTCATTAGACAAATACTTCAGCACCGGGCAATGCCCGTCCAAAGAATTGGTGGAAATGAAACTGCATGAAACAATTCTGATTCTGCTGCAATTGAATCCAAAATTAGGTAGTATTCTATTCGATTTCATAGAACCGTGGAAACCGGATTTAGAAGAATTCATGGATAAGAACTTTACCTGTGACCTCACAATAGAAGAACTTGCCCATTACACAGGCAGGAGTTTGTCTACCTTTAAACGCGATTTTCAAGAAATCTTCAACGATACACCGAACCGTTGGGTGGTGAAACGTAGGCTGGAAGAGGCATATCTACTGTTAAAGCAGGAAAAGAGTACTCCGTCTGACATTTATTTGCGAGTAGGGTTCAAAAACTTATCCCATTTCTCTACTGCCTTCAAAAAGCAGTTTGGCGTTTCCCCTTCTGTCATTTGA
- a CDS encoding porin family protein, with protein MKKIFSAFIIAVCCMFMAMPAQAQLIKWGVKGGVNLSKIDWKGGYDGNKDNSTGFFIGPMAEVTIPIVGLGVDAALMYSQRGNKYDVQKGNTTVGSIDAKQQGIEIPINLKYTFGLGSMLGIYVAAGPDFFFNFKDVDLSMLGLSGSSDNVDSKKAQVGLNLGAGVKLLSHLQIGFNYQIPLGNSFELKNLGDASAKTKTWQVSAAYIF; from the coding sequence ATGAAAAAGATTTTTAGTGCTTTCATTATAGCTGTATGCTGTATGTTTATGGCTATGCCTGCTCAGGCGCAACTCATCAAATGGGGTGTGAAAGGCGGCGTGAACTTGTCGAAAATCGATTGGAAAGGTGGATATGACGGTAACAAAGATAACTCAACCGGCTTCTTTATCGGCCCTATGGCCGAGGTTACGATCCCTATCGTGGGGCTTGGCGTGGATGCCGCGCTGATGTACTCGCAGAGGGGCAATAAGTATGATGTCCAAAAAGGCAATACGACGGTGGGCTCCATCGACGCAAAGCAGCAAGGCATCGAAATTCCCATCAACCTGAAATATACTTTCGGTTTGGGCAGCATGCTGGGCATTTATGTAGCGGCCGGTCCCGATTTCTTCTTCAACTTCAAGGATGTGGACTTGAGTATGCTGGGTCTATCGGGTTCGTCGGACAATGTGGACTCCAAGAAAGCTCAGGTAGGTTTGAACTTAGGCGCAGGCGTGAAGTTGCTGAGCCATCTTCAGATAGGATTCAACTATCAGATTCCGTTGGGCAACAGCTTTGAACTGAAGAACCTGGGGGATGCCAGCGCCAAGACTAAGACTTGGCAGGTTTCCGCCGCATATATTTTCTAA
- the priA gene encoding replication restart helicase PriA, with protein sequence MEKFADVILPLPLYGCFTYSLPPEMEGEVRAGCRVVVSFGKKKFYTGIVRNVHHQKPEGYEVKEVTALLDAHPILLPVQFKFWEWLADYYLCTQGDVYKAALPSGLKLESETIVEYNPDFEATEPLPQREQKVLDLLSAEPEQCVTKLEKDTGFKNILNVVKSLLDKEAIFVKEELRRTYKPKTEVRVRLTAAAGNERRLHFFFDDLQRRAPKQLDLLMKYIELSGCLSGEQKEVTKKELLSRASATPVVFNGLIEKGVFEVYQQEVGRLDVTSPHVALALNSLNLHQQRAYDEIAENFRTKNVCLLHGVTSSGKTEIYIHLIEEAIRRGKQVLYLLPEIALTTQITERLRRVFGSKLGVYHSKFPDAERVEIWQKQLSGQGYDIILGVRSSVFLPFRNLGLVIVDEEHENTYKQQDPAPRYHARNAAIVLAAMYDAKTLLGTATPSVETWYNAVSGKYAMVELKERYKEIQLPEIIPVDIKELHRKKRMNGPFSPLLLQYIREALEQREQVILFQNRRGFAPMIECHTCGWVPKCKNCDVSLTYHKGLNQLTCHYCGYTCQVPRVCPACEGSDLRNRGFGTEKIEDDIKALFPGAAVARMDLDTTRTRAAYERIIAGFERGKTDILIGTQMVSKGLDFDHVSVVGILNADTMLNFPDFRAYERAFQLMAQVAGRSGRKNKRGRVVLQTKSIDHPIISQVIANDYESMVGGQLAERQMFHYPPFYRLIYVYLKNRNETLLDLMAQTMAGKLRAVFGNRVLGPDKPPVARVQTLFIRKIVVKIEMNAPMARARELLVRAQKEMLAEDRFKSLLVYYDVDPM encoded by the coding sequence ATGGAAAAGTTTGCAGATGTCATATTGCCCTTGCCCCTGTACGGTTGCTTCACTTACTCCCTGCCTCCTGAGATGGAGGGAGAGGTTCGGGCGGGTTGCCGTGTAGTGGTTTCCTTCGGAAAGAAGAAGTTCTATACGGGGATTGTGCGGAATGTCCATCATCAGAAGCCGGAGGGGTATGAGGTGAAGGAAGTCACGGCGTTGCTGGACGCGCACCCCATTCTGCTTCCCGTGCAGTTCAAATTCTGGGAGTGGCTGGCCGATTATTATCTTTGTACACAGGGCGATGTCTATAAAGCAGCCTTGCCTTCGGGACTGAAGCTTGAAAGTGAAACCATTGTAGAATACAATCCTGATTTTGAAGCAACGGAGCCGTTGCCGCAGCGTGAGCAGAAAGTGCTTGATTTGCTCTCTGCCGAACCCGAACAATGCGTGACGAAGTTAGAGAAAGATACCGGATTTAAGAATATCCTCAATGTGGTGAAATCCTTGCTCGACAAGGAGGCCATCTTTGTAAAGGAGGAGTTGAGGCGCACTTACAAGCCTAAAACGGAAGTCCGTGTGCGGCTGACCGCTGCGGCGGGCAACGAAAGGCGTCTGCATTTCTTTTTCGATGACCTTCAACGCCGTGCTCCCAAGCAATTGGACTTATTGATGAAGTACATCGAACTTTCCGGCTGCCTGAGTGGAGAGCAGAAAGAAGTCACGAAGAAGGAGCTTCTGTCGCGGGCTTCTGCCACGCCTGTCGTATTCAATGGGCTGATAGAGAAGGGCGTGTTTGAAGTCTATCAGCAGGAAGTGGGTCGTCTGGATGTAACCTCACCCCATGTGGCTTTGGCTTTGAATTCCTTGAATCTGCATCAGCAGCGGGCATACGATGAGATAGCGGAAAACTTCAGGACAAAGAACGTCTGCCTGCTGCATGGCGTGACTTCAAGCGGTAAGACGGAAATCTATATCCATCTGATTGAAGAAGCCATCCGCCGGGGAAAGCAGGTGCTTTATCTTCTGCCCGAAATAGCTTTGACCACCCAGATTACCGAACGCCTCCGGAGGGTGTTCGGCTCAAAGTTGGGTGTTTACCATTCTAAGTTTCCTGATGCCGAACGGGTGGAAATCTGGCAAAAACAGCTTTCCGGGCAGGGTTATGACATTATATTGGGAGTGCGTTCGTCCGTATTCCTGCCTTTCCGCAACCTGGGACTGGTGATTGTGGACGAGGAACATGAAAATACCTATAAGCAGCAAGATCCGGCTCCCCGTTACCATGCACGCAACGCTGCCATTGTGCTGGCGGCAATGTATGATGCAAAGACACTGCTGGGAACGGCTACGCCTTCCGTAGAGACATGGTACAACGCTGTTTCCGGCAAATATGCGATGGTGGAGCTGAAGGAACGGTACAAAGAAATACAGTTGCCGGAAATCATCCCGGTGGATATAAAGGAGCTTCATCGCAAGAAGCGGATGAACGGGCCTTTCTCTCCCTTGCTGCTGCAATACATCCGCGAGGCGCTGGAACAGAGGGAGCAGGTAATCTTGTTTCAGAACCGCCGTGGCTTTGCTCCCATGATAGAGTGCCATACGTGCGGATGGGTTCCGAAGTGCAAGAATTGTGACGTCAGCCTGACCTATCACAAAGGGCTCAACCAATTGACGTGCCACTATTGCGGATATACCTGTCAGGTTCCCCGTGTCTGTCCGGCCTGTGAGGGGAGTGATTTGCGTAACCGGGGGTTCGGTACGGAGAAGATAGAAGATGATATCAAGGCATTGTTTCCCGGTGCTGCCGTTGCCCGGATGGATCTGGACACCACCCGTACGCGTGCGGCTTATGAACGGATCATTGCCGGTTTTGAAAGAGGAAAGACCGATATCCTTATCGGGACGCAGATGGTTTCCAAAGGACTGGACTTCGACCACGTCAGTGTAGTGGGTATCCTGAATGCGGACACCATGCTGAACTTTCCGGATTTCCGCGCGTATGAGCGCGCTTTCCAGTTGATGGCACAGGTGGCGGGCCGTTCCGGACGGAAAAACAAGCGTGGCAGGGTGGTGCTTCAGACCAAGAGCATCGACCACCCCATCATTTCGCAGGTCATCGCCAATGATTATGAAAGCATGGTAGGCGGCCAGCTTGCCGAACGGCAGATGTTTCATTATCCGCCTTTCTATCGCTTGATATATGTATATCTGAAAAACAGGAACGAGACGTTGCTCGACCTCATGGCGCAGACAATGGCGGGCAAGCTCCGTGCTGTCTTCGGCAACCGTGTGCTGGGTCCTGACAAGCCGCCTGTGGCTCGTGTGCAGACCTTGTTTATCCGGAAAATCGTTGTGAAGATAGAAATGAATGCACCGATGGCACGTGCCAGGGAATTGCTGGTCAGGGCACAGAAGGAAATGCTGGCCGAAGACCGTTTTAAGTCGTTGCTGGTGTATTATGATGTAGATCCTATGTAA
- a CDS encoding low molecular weight protein-tyrosine-phosphatase, which translates to MKKILFVCLGNICRSSSAEGVMKHLVEQAGCENEFVIDSAGILSYHQGELPDARMRAHAIRRGYALTHRSRPVRTEDFYNFDLIIGMDDRNIDDLRDRAPSPEAWSKIHRMTDYCTKFTCADHVPDPYYGGAEGFEYVLDVLEDACAGLLEMLSGENGTGR; encoded by the coding sequence ATGAAGAAAATACTATTTGTTTGCCTCGGCAATATCTGCCGTTCATCCTCGGCGGAGGGAGTCATGAAACATCTTGTAGAGCAGGCGGGATGCGAGAATGAATTCGTAATCGATTCTGCCGGAATTTTATCTTATCATCAGGGGGAATTGCCTGATGCCCGGATGCGGGCCCATGCCATCCGTCGCGGATATGCCCTGACGCATCGCTCGCGTCCTGTGCGTACGGAGGATTTTTATAATTTTGACCTGATTATCGGTATGGACGACCGCAATATTGATGATCTGAGGGATCGTGCCCCTTCACCCGAAGCATGGAGCAAGATTCACCGCATGACGGACTATTGCACCAAGTTTACCTGTGCCGACCATGTGCCCGATCCTTATTACGGAGGGGCGGAAGGCTTTGAATATGTACTTGATGTACTGGAAGATGCCTGTGCGGGATTATTGGAAATGCTTTCCGGGGAGAACGGAACCGGAAGATAA
- a CDS encoding HD family phosphohydrolase yields the protein MNYFKTKKQFSLRDLIYKTLIFIGTVTVIVYFLPRDGKFNYQFDIDKPWKYGQLMATFDFPIYKEDQVVKREQDSILAKFQPYFQLDKNIEKDVIKKLRADYQTNLRGILPSTDYIRYLEKKLTEVYRSGILSTESLAKLHRDSASAIMLIDDKLANQQSADKLYSVKDAYNYILTSDTMHYHPEILRQCSLNEYLFPNLTYDEQRTETAKKEILDNYSWANGIVLSGQKIIDRGEIVSRETYNILESLRKESIKRSESIGQKRLMLIGQILYVGIFILCFMLYLHLFRKDYYERKGRLALLFTLIVFHCVVTAVMVANNIFNIYILPYAVLPIVIRVFLDSRTAFLTQVVTILICSISLRYPHEFILLQLSAGLVAIFSLRELSQRSQLFRTAFLVILTYMAVYFAFELITENDLSKINGSMYTYFIINGILLLFTYPLLFLVEKTFGFTSNVTLVELSNINNNLLRRMSETVPGTFQHSMQVANLAAEAANRIDAKSQLVRTGALYHDIGKMENPAFFTENQSGGVNPHKNLSYEQSAQVVIGHVTDGLKLAEKNNLPKVIKDFITTHHGRGKTKYFYISWKNEHPGEEPDDELFTYPGPNPFTKEQAILMMADAVEAASRSLPEYTEESISNLVDKIIDSQVAEGYFRECPITFKDIATVKTVFKEKLKTIYHTRISYPELKK from the coding sequence ATGAATTATTTCAAGACTAAAAAACAGTTCTCACTCAGGGATCTGATTTATAAAACGCTTATCTTTATCGGTACAGTAACGGTTATTGTCTATTTCCTGCCGCGTGACGGTAAGTTCAATTACCAATTCGATATCGACAAGCCCTGGAAGTATGGCCAACTGATGGCTACTTTTGACTTTCCCATCTATAAAGAAGACCAGGTGGTGAAGCGCGAGCAAGACAGTATTCTCGCCAAGTTCCAACCCTATTTCCAACTGGATAAAAACATCGAAAAGGATGTCATCAAGAAACTGAGAGCAGATTACCAGACCAATCTGCGGGGCATACTGCCTTCCACCGACTATATCCGCTATCTGGAAAAGAAACTGACCGAGGTTTACCGTAGCGGCATCCTTTCTACTGAAAGTCTGGCCAAGCTGCACAGGGACAGTGCTTCTGCCATCATGTTAATTGACGACAAACTGGCCAACCAGCAAAGTGCCGACAAGCTTTATTCCGTCAAAGATGCCTATAACTACATCCTGACCTCCGATACCATGCATTATCATCCTGAAATTCTGCGGCAATGTTCATTAAACGAATATCTGTTTCCCAACCTGACTTACGATGAACAACGCACAGAAACTGCCAAGAAAGAAATTTTGGACAATTACTCTTGGGCAAACGGGATTGTACTGAGTGGGCAGAAAATCATAGACCGTGGTGAAATCGTGAGCCGGGAAACCTACAACATTCTCGAAAGCCTGCGGAAAGAGTCAATCAAACGAAGCGAGTCCATCGGACAGAAACGCCTGATGCTGATAGGGCAGATTCTGTACGTCGGCATCTTCATACTCTGTTTCATGCTTTACCTCCATCTCTTCCGTAAAGATTATTACGAACGTAAAGGCCGCCTCGCACTGCTTTTCACACTTATCGTGTTTCATTGTGTGGTAACGGCTGTCATGGTGGCAAACAATATATTCAATATATACATCCTTCCTTATGCGGTGCTTCCCATCGTCATCCGCGTGTTCCTCGATTCACGCACGGCATTTCTCACACAGGTAGTCACGATACTGATATGCTCCATCTCCCTGCGCTATCCGCATGAGTTCATTCTGCTTCAACTTTCCGCCGGCTTGGTGGCCATCTTCAGTTTGCGGGAGCTTTCCCAACGCTCGCAGTTGTTCCGCACGGCATTCCTTGTGATACTGACCTATATGGCGGTTTATTTTGCCTTCGAACTGATCACGGAAAACGATTTGTCGAAAATCAATGGAAGCATGTACACCTATTTCATCATCAACGGGATATTGCTGTTATTTACTTATCCGCTTCTCTTTCTGGTAGAAAAAACGTTCGGATTCACTTCCAATGTAACGCTGGTAGAGCTGTCAAATATTAACAACAACCTGTTGCGCCGCATGTCCGAAACGGTTCCGGGCACTTTCCAGCATTCCATGCAGGTGGCCAACCTTGCCGCAGAAGCAGCCAACCGTATTGATGCTAAAAGCCAGTTGGTACGTACCGGTGCACTGTATCACGACATCGGCAAGATGGAAAATCCGGCCTTCTTCACGGAAAACCAGTCAGGTGGAGTCAATCCACACAAGAATCTCAGTTACGAACAAAGCGCACAGGTAGTTATCGGACATGTAACGGACGGGCTGAAACTGGCGGAAAAGAACAACCTGCCCAAAGTCATCAAAGATTTCATCACCACTCACCACGGGCGGGGAAAAACAAAATATTTCTATATTTCATGGAAGAACGAGCATCCCGGTGAAGAACCAGACGACGAGCTTTTCACCTATCCCGGTCCCAATCCGTTCACCAAAGAGCAGGCCATATTGATGATGGCCGACGCTGTGGAAGCCGCATCACGCAGCCTGCCCGAATATACGGAAGAAAGCATCAGCAACTTGGTAGATAAGATCATCGACTCACAAGTGGCCGAGGGTTATTTCAGGGAGTGTCCCATCACGTTCAAGGACATAGCCACCGTGAAAACCGTATTCAAAGAAAAACTAAAGACGATTTACCATACCCGTATCAGCTATCCCGAACTAAAAAAATAG
- the gltX gene encoding glutamate--tRNA ligase, with the protein MTERRVRVRFAPSPTGALHIGGVRTALYNYLFARQHGGDLIFRIEDTDSNRFVPGAEEYILESFKWLGIPFDEGVSFGGNHGPYRQSERREIYKKYVQVLLDAGKAYIAFDTPEELEAKRAEIANFQYDASTRMQMRNSLTLSKEEVDALIAGGKQYVVRFKIEPDENVHVNDLIRGEVVINSSILDDKVLYKSADELPTYHLANIVDDHLMEVSHVIRGEEWLPSAPLHVLLYRAFGWEDTMPAFAHLPLLLKPEGNGKLSKRDGDRLGFPVFPLEWHDPKTGDVSSGYRESGYLPEAVINFLALLGWNPGNDQELMSMDELVKLFNLEHCSKAGAKFDYKKGTWFNHEYIMQKPDGELACLFRPVLEANGVDAGQYDDAFLAKVVSLVKGRVNFVKELWDQARFFFVAPVTYAEKDVKKRWSEDTPRIMAELMEVLRGIDDFSSKPSEDIVIGWITEKGYHMGNVMNAFRLSVVGECKGPHMFDITELLGKEETLVRMQRAIEALK; encoded by the coding sequence ATGACAGAAAGAAGAGTCAGAGTCCGTTTCGCCCCAAGTCCTACGGGAGCATTGCACATTGGTGGCGTGCGCACAGCTTTATACAACTATCTCTTTGCGCGCCAGCATGGAGGGGATTTGATTTTCCGTATAGAAGATACTGATTCCAATCGTTTTGTGCCGGGTGCAGAAGAATATATATTGGAATCTTTTAAGTGGTTGGGCATCCCGTTTGATGAAGGGGTGAGTTTCGGAGGAAATCACGGTCCATACCGCCAGTCGGAACGCCGTGAAATATACAAGAAGTATGTACAGGTGTTGCTGGATGCCGGGAAGGCATACATCGCTTTTGATACTCCGGAAGAACTGGAGGCCAAGCGTGCCGAAATTGCCAACTTCCAGTATGATGCCTCTACCCGCATGCAGATGCGCAATTCTCTGACCCTTTCAAAAGAAGAAGTGGACGCTCTGATTGCCGGAGGCAAACAGTATGTGGTGCGCTTCAAGATAGAGCCGGATGAAAATGTGCATGTTAATGATTTGATTCGTGGTGAGGTGGTTATCAACTCTTCCATACTTGACGATAAAGTGTTGTATAAATCGGCGGACGAATTGCCTACTTACCATTTGGCCAATATTGTGGATGATCATCTGATGGAAGTATCACATGTGATTCGCGGTGAAGAATGGTTGCCTTCTGCACCATTGCACGTGTTGCTGTATCGTGCTTTTGGTTGGGAGGATACGATGCCCGCCTTCGCCCATCTGCCCTTGCTGCTGAAGCCCGAAGGCAACGGCAAGCTGAGCAAACGTGACGGTGACCGTCTCGGTTTTCCTGTTTTCCCATTGGAGTGGCATGATCCGAAGACGGGTGATGTGTCTTCAGGATATCGTGAATCGGGTTATTTACCCGAAGCGGTTATTAACTTTCTGGCTCTTCTGGGCTGGAATCCTGGCAATGATCAAGAATTGATGTCAATGGATGAATTGGTGAAACTGTTTAATCTGGAGCATTGCAGCAAGGCCGGTGCTAAATTTGATTATAAGAAAGGTACTTGGTTCAATCATGAGTACATCATGCAGAAGCCCGATGGAGAACTTGCCTGCCTTTTCCGGCCGGTGCTGGAGGCGAATGGTGTGGATGCCGGGCAATATGATGATGCATTTCTTGCCAAAGTTGTCTCTTTGGTGAAAGGACGTGTCAATTTTGTGAAAGAACTTTGGGATCAGGCACGATTCTTCTTTGTGGCTCCTGTCACTTATGCCGAGAAGGATGTGAAAAAGCGTTGGTCAGAGGATACTCCTCGCATCATGGCTGAATTGATGGAAGTGCTTCGGGGTATAGATGATTTCTCGTCGAAACCTTCTGAAGATATTGTGATAGGCTGGATTACGGAAAAGGGTTATCATATGGGAAATGTGATGAATGCTTTCCGGCTGTCGGTGGTAGGAGAATGTAAGGGACCCCACATGTTCGACATTACTGAATTGCTCGGTAAGGAAGAAACACTGGTCCGCATGCAGCGTGCCATCGAAGCTTTGAAGTGA